The Rickettsiales bacterium genome has a segment encoding these proteins:
- a CDS encoding DUF374 domain-containing protein: MDIDELALPYLNGDLPAIFSFWHGSLLMMAMICPKANKTHAIISTHHDGEIIARTIQRFGIDVIRGSTTRGGAKAAAKAIRALRAGEHIVITPDGPKGPRMKVQTGVIDLARLANVPVICIACHSSRHRLMSSWDKFMVVFPFGAIYYRVSSPLANPTSATLEACMVEQLMA; this comes from the coding sequence ATGGACATAGACGAGCTTGCACTGCCTTATCTCAATGGCGACCTGCCCGCCATATTTTCCTTCTGGCACGGCAGTCTGCTGATGATGGCGATGATCTGCCCGAAGGCGAATAAAACACACGCCATCATCTCCACCCATCATGACGGCGAGATTATCGCCCGCACCATCCAGCGTTTTGGCATTGATGTCATACGCGGCTCAACCACCCGCGGCGGTGCAAAGGCGGCGGCGAAAGCGATCAGGGCGCTGCGGGCCGGGGAGCATATCGTCATCACGCCGGATGGCCCCAAGGGGCCACGCATGAAAGTGCAGACAGGCGTCATCGATCTGGCAAGGTTAGCCAATGTTCCTGTCATCTGCATAGCCTGCCATAGCAGCCGGCATCGGTTGATGTCCAGCTGGGATAAATTCATGGTCGTCTTTCCCTTCGGAGCGATTTATTACCGCGTAAGCTCTCCCCTGGCCAACCCGACATCAGCGACGCTGGAAGCCTGCATGGTGGAACAGCTGATGGCATAA
- a CDS encoding cold shock domain-containing protein: protein MATGTVKWFNPNKGFGFIQPESGGSDVFIHSNSLERANIANLPKGQRVSYELATNKGRTFAANIKLINLAG from the coding sequence ATGGCTACCGGTACTGTAAAATGGTTTAATCCAAACAAAGGATTCGGCTTCATCCAACCCGAAAGCGGCGGCAGCGACGTATTCATCCACTCCAATTCGCTGGAGCGCGCGAATATCGCCAATCTTCCGAAAGGCCAGCGCGTCAGCTATGAACTGGCGACGAACAAAGGCAGAACATTTGCTGCCAATATCAAGCTTATCAACCTCGCCGGATAA
- a CDS encoding cold-shock protein has protein sequence MATGTVKWFNSTKGFGFIQPDQGGSDVFVHISAVQKAGMRGLDDGQKISYELATEKGKTSAVNLKLAA, from the coding sequence ATGGCTACCGGTACTGTAAAATGGTTCAATTCCACCAAAGGCTTCGGCTTTATCCAGCCTGACCAGGGCGGTTCGGACGTGTTCGTGCATATTTCTGCTGTGCAGAAAGCCGGCATGCGCGGTCTGGATGACGGCCAGAAAATCAGCTATGAACTTGCTACCGAAAAAGGCAAGACCTCGGCTGTAAACCTGAAGCTCGCCGCTTAA
- a CDS encoding protease inhibitor I42 family protein yields the protein MKEVSLSVGDKTRITLPGLGSAGYQWFFEIENKTIASVAKLESDAVDSPRPGASSRDELFEVTAFAAGETIIHFTQKRAFTPAAAPNTTQDIKVVVG from the coding sequence ATGAAAGAAGTTTCACTTTCCGTTGGCGATAAAACCCGTATCACCCTGCCGGGGCTTGGCAGCGCCGGGTATCAGTGGTTCTTCGAGATTGAGAATAAGACAATTGCAAGCGTTGCGAAGCTGGAGAGCGATGCGGTGGATTCCCCAAGGCCGGGCGCTTCCAGCCGCGATGAATTATTTGAAGTAACCGCATTTGCGGCGGGTGAAACGATAATTCACTTCACCCAGAAACGCGCCTTCACTCCTGCCGCTGCGCCGAATACAACGCAGGATATAAAGGTGGTGGTGGGGTGA
- a CDS encoding C1 family peptidase → MPIKIADLRKDLTAANAQWTLDHRLRDEDEVKVHPTGADLSKVAKAADLPKLDLTPFFTAPTNNTFLLQQRINRGFIPKNKLTELDTTQLESLKTIAPGAPGSKVLELRSTAEETLAAAAPAAAAEFGTSGTPKSVDWRNRYGWPWLTKIKDQGPCESCWTFSAVGLVEAMTRIEHAVWSLRSEGDVHDGLGAQCSTTGSPVTALDWMKAHGVADPGCWPYETTNQPYHPTSDRDGRTVRLDNYVAIGNIQDQKNWLDNVGPLSACFTVYNDFFAYGPNSGVYTKTNNTVAGGHCIVIVGYDDSKNAWLIRNSWGTGWGMQGYCWFGYGQADIDSYAKYGIPNAAINPDPWTKRRMHNGSLYESGDGAGHRNFEVWTKAPTGNAIRHYWRDGSNFNWSLAETLANDCQQSPTATGTTYNRNFEYVYWTTSNRLHHWWFNQSNGTWNDGGIFGPTNVAGIPGFIQGDYGAPGNFELVVRLSDGTLQHWWRNNGGGGWAASATFASNVAHSGATLVQRRDHGLDVVCVNNDGTMQRYWRDDPHGGAWKAGEKFGAGVKSSPVMVEGQYSAADETKQGNYELCVAVNGSIQHWWRDNEGTQDWFHSATFGSGITKVLGLIESSYGFNLELIAELTDGTLQHWWRSGATWNQGPNFGHAATDPLIVRPIPVGPIKKVAIKK, encoded by the coding sequence ATGCCAATCAAAATTGCAGACCTACGCAAAGACCTCACGGCGGCGAACGCTCAATGGACGCTCGATCATCGCCTCAGGGACGAAGACGAGGTGAAGGTCCATCCGACAGGTGCCGATCTGAGCAAAGTCGCGAAAGCAGCCGATCTGCCGAAGCTTGATCTCACTCCTTTCTTCACCGCGCCGACCAACAACACTTTCCTGCTCCAGCAGCGCATCAACCGCGGTTTCATTCCTAAGAATAAACTTACCGAACTGGATACGACCCAGCTTGAGTCGCTTAAGACGATTGCTCCCGGCGCTCCGGGCAGCAAGGTGCTGGAACTGCGCTCCACCGCTGAGGAAACACTTGCCGCTGCGGCTCCTGCTGCAGCTGCAGAGTTCGGCACGTCGGGCACGCCTAAATCGGTCGACTGGCGTAACCGTTATGGCTGGCCGTGGCTCACGAAAATTAAGGATCAGGGACCTTGCGAATCCTGCTGGACGTTCAGCGCCGTGGGCCTAGTGGAAGCCATGACGCGCATCGAACACGCCGTATGGAGCCTGCGCTCCGAAGGCGACGTGCATGACGGGCTTGGCGCGCAATGCTCCACCACTGGCTCCCCCGTGACGGCGCTCGACTGGATGAAAGCGCACGGCGTTGCCGATCCGGGCTGCTGGCCGTATGAAACGACGAACCAGCCTTACCACCCGACTTCCGACCGTGACGGCCGCACCGTGCGTCTGGATAATTACGTCGCGATCGGCAATATCCAGGACCAGAAAAACTGGCTGGATAATGTAGGCCCGCTCAGCGCCTGCTTCACCGTCTATAACGACTTCTTCGCTTACGGCCCGAATTCCGGCGTCTATACGAAGACCAACAACACCGTTGCAGGCGGGCATTGCATCGTGATTGTCGGCTACGACGACTCGAAGAATGCATGGCTTATCCGCAACTCGTGGGGCACGGGCTGGGGCATGCAGGGCTATTGCTGGTTCGGTTACGGCCAGGCCGATATCGACTCCTATGCGAAGTACGGCATCCCGAACGCTGCCATCAATCCCGATCCTTGGACGAAGCGCCGCATGCATAACGGCAGCTTGTATGAAAGCGGAGACGGCGCAGGCCACCGCAACTTTGAAGTCTGGACGAAAGCCCCCACTGGCAACGCCATCCGCCATTACTGGCGCGACGGCTCCAACTTCAACTGGTCGCTCGCCGAAACGCTCGCCAATGACTGCCAGCAAAGCCCCACCGCTACCGGCACCACGTATAACCGTAACTTCGAGTATGTGTACTGGACGACTTCCAACCGCCTGCACCACTGGTGGTTCAACCAGTCCAACGGCACCTGGAACGATGGCGGCATCTTCGGCCCCACGAATGTGGCAGGTATTCCCGGCTTCATCCAGGGGGATTACGGCGCCCCGGGCAATTTCGAACTCGTCGTACGCCTTTCCGACGGCACGCTGCAGCACTGGTGGCGCAACAATGGCGGCGGCGGATGGGCGGCAAGCGCCACGTTCGCTTCCAACGTTGCGCATAGCGGTGCGACGCTCGTGCAGCGCCGCGATCATGGGCTGGATGTCGTCTGCGTCAATAACGACGGCACGATGCAGCGTTACTGGCGTGACGATCCGCATGGCGGCGCATGGAAGGCTGGCGAGAAGTTCGGCGCAGGCGTGAAGAGCTCGCCCGTGATGGTCGAAGGCCAGTACAGCGCAGCCGACGAAACCAAGCAGGGCAATTATGAGCTCTGCGTGGCGGTGAACGGCTCCATCCAGCATTGGTGGCGCGACAATGAAGGCACACAGGACTGGTTCCACAGTGCGACCTTTGGCAGTGGCATCACGAAAGTGCTGGGGCTGATCGAGTCAAGCTACGGCTTCAACCTGGAACTCATCGCCGAACTGACCGATGGCACGCTGCAGCACTGGTGGCGCAGCGGTGCAACGTGGAACCAGGGGCCGAATTTCGGTCACGCCGCGACCGATCCGTTGATCGTCCGTCCGATTCCGGTTGGGCCGATCAAAAAAGTTGCCATCAAGAAGTAA
- the ftsY gene encoding signal recognition particle-docking protein FtsY — protein sequence MNWLSRLKSGLSKTSSRLAGGIAGIFTKRKLDKETLEELEELLVQADMGAKTASKVVGAFGTQRLDKEISPEEINTVLAEEISKLLTPVARPLEIDKAKNPYVIIVVGVNGNGKTTTIGKLAKNLQHQGHKVMLAAADTFRAAAVEQLEVWAQRNQCEIVTGAPNAEPASVAYKAIEEAKQKGADVLMIDSAGRLHNKSNLMAELQKIIKVIKKLMPEAPHAVIQVLDATTGQNAINQVEVFSSMVNVTGLVVTKLDGTAKGGIVVALADKFGLPIHAIGVGEGIDDLQPFVAKEFAENLFYQE from the coding sequence ATGAATTGGTTATCGCGTCTGAAGTCCGGTTTGAGCAAGACCAGCAGCCGTCTTGCTGGGGGGATTGCAGGAATATTTACCAAGCGCAAGCTCGATAAGGAAACGCTGGAAGAACTGGAAGAACTGCTCGTGCAGGCGGATATGGGGGCGAAGACCGCCTCTAAAGTGGTCGGCGCGTTCGGCACGCAGCGTCTGGATAAGGAAATCTCGCCGGAAGAAATCAACACGGTGCTGGCGGAAGAAATCAGTAAGCTGCTGACGCCTGTTGCTCGGCCGCTGGAAATAGACAAGGCGAAGAATCCTTATGTGATTATCGTTGTGGGCGTGAATGGAAACGGCAAAACGACGACAATAGGCAAACTCGCCAAGAATCTGCAGCATCAGGGCCATAAGGTTATGCTGGCCGCAGCCGATACGTTCCGCGCAGCGGCGGTGGAGCAGCTGGAAGTCTGGGCGCAGCGCAATCAATGCGAGATCGTTACCGGCGCGCCCAATGCCGAACCAGCCAGCGTGGCTTATAAAGCCATTGAAGAGGCAAAGCAGAAAGGCGCTGACGTATTGATGATCGACAGTGCGGGCAGGCTGCATAACAAATCCAACCTTATGGCGGAACTTCAGAAGATCATCAAGGTCATCAAGAAGCTGATGCCCGAAGCGCCGCACGCTGTGATTCAGGTGCTGGATGCGACCACGGGCCAGAATGCGATCAATCAGGTGGAAGTGTTTTCATCCATGGTGAATGTGACGGGGCTTGTAGTCACAAAACTCGACGGTACGGCGAAGGGAGGGATTGTTGTGGCTCTGGCGGATAAATTCGGCCTGCCGATTCATGCTATTGGGGTGGGGGAGGGAATAGACGACCTGCAACCATTTGTTGCCAAGGAGTTTGCCGAAAACCTGTTTTACCAAGAATGA
- the umuD gene encoding translesion error-prone DNA polymerase V autoproteolytic subunit, which translates to MGRGGIRKGAGRPTGRGPHGEATKPIRVPVSLLDEIANFVANKGYKIPLYSSHVQAGGPAPADEAIDDKVDLNEYLVKHPSETFMVRATGESMINAGISHGDVLIVDRSLKPANGKIVIAAVDGQLTVKRFQKEKNGAVALMPENPEFKPIILAEGNDLVIWGVVTNVIHAL; encoded by the coding sequence ATGGGACGTGGTGGTATTAGAAAAGGCGCAGGCAGACCGACAGGCAGAGGGCCACATGGAGAGGCAACCAAACCTATTCGTGTTCCTGTAAGCCTGCTGGACGAGATTGCAAACTTTGTCGCCAATAAGGGCTACAAGATTCCGCTTTACTCCAGCCACGTGCAGGCAGGCGGACCGGCGCCGGCGGACGAAGCGATCGATGATAAAGTCGACCTGAATGAATATCTGGTGAAGCACCCGAGCGAAACCTTCATGGTGCGCGCGACCGGAGAATCCATGATCAATGCAGGTATTTCCCATGGTGACGTGCTGATCGTGGACCGCAGTCTTAAGCCTGCAAATGGCAAGATTGTCATCGCGGCAGTGGATGGGCAACTGACCGTGAAGCGCTTCCAGAAGGAAAAGAACGGCGCAGTTGCATTAATGCCGGAAAACCCGGAATTCAAACCAATCATACTCGCAGAGGGTAACGATCTCGTGATCTGGGGCGTCGTGACGAACGTGATACACGCGCTCTAG
- a CDS encoding class I SAM-dependent methyltransferase — translation MDKDPIATADSTAVRVALWRALHVLSDPAPHILEDEVGLQLASPPENWRQRPDMNLQGTQGYRAAIVSRSRFIDDLVIEQYGRGIAQYIILGAGLDSFAQRHKNIASQMRVFEVDKPSASLWKKQRLIELGFGVPDWLHLVPVDFESGESWLQELISSGFDPKQPSVIASTGVSMYLSKEAVIDTLRQIAALAPGSTLAMTFLLPLDLIPADERAQHEEVYARAKASGTPFISFFSPEEMMELAREAGFKTAHHISTQEMTQRYFSGRTDGLRPASGEVFLIATL, via the coding sequence ATGGATAAAGACCCGATTGCCACCGCCGACAGCACTGCCGTGAGGGTTGCCCTGTGGCGCGCCTTACATGTGCTGAGTGACCCGGCGCCGCATATACTGGAAGATGAAGTCGGCTTACAACTGGCATCGCCGCCTGAAAACTGGCGCCAGCGTCCGGACATGAATCTGCAAGGCACGCAAGGCTACCGCGCTGCCATTGTAAGCCGTTCGCGTTTTATTGACGATCTCGTGATTGAACAATATGGCCGTGGCATTGCGCAATATATTATTCTGGGCGCAGGGCTGGATAGTTTTGCTCAGCGCCATAAAAACATCGCTTCGCAAATGCGGGTATTTGAAGTGGATAAACCCAGCGCATCTTTATGGAAAAAGCAGCGCCTGATTGAGCTTGGCTTCGGTGTTCCAGACTGGCTGCATCTGGTGCCCGTTGATTTTGAGTCGGGCGAGTCATGGCTTCAGGAATTAATTTCATCGGGGTTCGATCCCAAGCAGCCTTCCGTGATAGCTTCCACGGGTGTTTCCATGTATCTCTCCAAGGAGGCAGTCATAGATACATTACGTCAGATCGCGGCACTTGCTCCCGGCTCTACACTGGCAATGACATTTCTGCTACCGCTTGATCTCATCCCTGCCGACGAACGCGCGCAGCATGAAGAGGTTTATGCGCGTGCGAAAGCCAGCGGCACACCGTTTATCAGCTTCTTCAGTCCGGAAGAAATGATGGAACTGGCTCGCGAAGCCGGTTTCAAGACCGCCCATCATATCTCTACGCAGGAGATGACCCAACGCTATTTCTCAGGCCGCACGGATGGCCTTCGTCCTGCCAGCGGTGAAGTTTTTCTGATAGCCACCCTTTAA
- a CDS encoding phosphoadenylyl-sulfate reductase — protein MTTSLDRLQNFYGELDTHQLLRTMIRQEFPGTIALLTSFGADAGLLLALVAEVEPETPVLFLDTGKHFPETLEYGRTLEKSLGLKNVHWIKPDPEMLGRIDADGMLWKTQPNRCCWLRKVEPLDRTIESLGILALITGRKRYQTPERANMQTIELDENGVFRINPLAHWSKDDQREAVMLRNIPPHPLVAKGYKSIGCEPCTVPVAAGQDERAGRWAHTIGLENEQKTECGLHIPASDMTWSV, from the coding sequence ATGACCACCTCACTGGATCGCCTGCAGAATTTTTACGGTGAACTGGACACGCATCAATTGCTGCGTACCATGATCCGGCAGGAATTTCCCGGTACTATTGCACTGCTTACTTCTTTCGGTGCGGATGCAGGCCTGTTGCTTGCACTGGTGGCGGAAGTCGAGCCGGAAACGCCAGTACTTTTCCTGGATACGGGAAAGCATTTTCCTGAGACGCTGGAATACGGGCGCACGCTGGAAAAATCTCTTGGCCTTAAGAATGTGCACTGGATCAAACCGGACCCGGAAATGCTCGGGCGGATCGATGCGGATGGCATGCTCTGGAAAACCCAACCTAATCGCTGCTGCTGGCTACGCAAGGTGGAACCGCTGGACCGCACCATTGAATCTCTTGGGATTCTAGCCCTCATTACAGGCCGAAAGCGTTACCAGACGCCCGAACGCGCTAACATGCAGACGATAGAGCTTGATGAAAACGGTGTCTTCAGGATCAATCCGCTGGCGCACTGGAGCAAGGACGACCAGCGCGAAGCGGTGATGCTACGTAATATTCCGCCGCATCCGCTTGTGGCAAAAGGTTATAAATCCATCGGCTGCGAGCCCTGCACCGTACCTGTTGCGGCAGGACAGGATGAGCGCGCGGGGCGCTGGGCGCACACAATAGGTTTGGAGAATGAGCAGAAAACCGAGTGCGGGCTTCATATCCCTGCGTCGGATATGACCTGGAGCGTCTAA
- a CDS encoding NAD(P)-dependent oxidoreductase, whose translation MMYPVSLDLSRIRIALVGTGEAFSRRLQQLQEMGAINIAAYEDTLPESHEIRQANVLMIVGLDDETSAVLVSIARLQGILVNVEDKPALCDFHFVAFVKRGDLTISVSTGGASPTLGQEIRGFIANLFKEEWADIVTTIGKKRLEWKSEGLDNKSVSDRTRGFIRSLGLLGTGEIRALEQDNEAAHILPSPQHHGAENVL comes from the coding sequence ATGATGTACCCTGTATCACTGGATTTAAGCCGAATACGCATTGCCCTTGTCGGCACCGGCGAAGCGTTCTCCCGCAGACTGCAGCAGTTGCAGGAGATGGGAGCAATCAATATTGCCGCCTACGAGGATACGCTTCCGGAATCCCATGAAATTCGGCAGGCTAATGTGCTGATGATTGTAGGGCTGGATGATGAAACTTCCGCCGTGCTGGTCAGCATCGCGCGGCTGCAGGGCATTCTCGTCAATGTGGAAGATAAACCAGCTCTTTGCGATTTCCACTTTGTTGCCTTCGTCAAGCGCGGAGACCTGACCATTTCCGTTTCCACGGGCGGTGCAAGCCCTACGCTTGGCCAGGAAATCCGTGGCTTTATCGCCAATCTCTTTAAAGAAGAATGGGCTGACATCGTTACTACAATCGGCAAGAAGCGTCTTGAATGGAAAAGCGAGGGGCTGGACAATAAATCCGTCAGCGACAGAACGCGCGGCTTCATTCGCAGCCTGGGCCTGCTTGGAACGGGAGAGATACGCGCTCTGGAACAGGATAATGAGGCAGCACATATCTTGCCTTCCCCGCAGCATCATGGGGCGGAGAATGTGTTATGA
- a CDS encoding NADPH-dependent assimilatory sulfite reductase hemoprotein subunit produces MKSSRYSMSDTQKLSGVEAIKKASDGLRGNIADELADANDFVSDASYELLKFHGSYQGYDRDSATERKKQGLDKQWEFMLRLKMPGGRLSAEQYLALDTLCDTHANGTLRITTRQTFQFHCIVKAHLKPFVADINRILLSTLGGCGDVVRNIITCPAPIRDNIHAKLEEACFTLAKDLAPKTEGYWDIWLDGEKIEAYPFLPSPAQGEPLYGDSYMPRKFKVAIGQPEDNCMDMLCNDIALLALFNGQELQGYNVAIGGGLGMNHNNPKTYPFLAKPIAFVKPENMVRAVESVVKLQRDNGDRGDRKHARLKYVVAEQGLDWCKTEMEKYFGASLDAPLPVKHWGVVDHVGWYEQGDGKWFLGVPIPSGRIADDVYGVAYRSALREVVSTYKMPLTLTNDQNIILCDIEEKEKVTISSILRKYGVRLREDITDLSRNFFACVSLPTCGKALAEAERVQHPLEAKIQQLLDKHEIGQEKIAVRIAGCPNGCSRPYVGDIGLVGRTPEHYSVFIGGDFEGTRLNEKVFDKVPFDDITTALEPMVALYKSGRNANEGFGDFCHRHGIAAVKKTATDALSTQYKWAA; encoded by the coding sequence ATTAAATCAAGCAGGTATTCAATGTCCGATACGCAGAAACTTTCCGGTGTGGAAGCTATAAAGAAAGCTAGTGACGGGCTGCGTGGAAATATTGCGGATGAGCTTGCTGATGCTAATGATTTTGTTTCAGATGCATCTTATGAATTACTGAAATTTCATGGCAGCTATCAGGGCTATGATCGCGACAGCGCCACCGAGCGCAAGAAACAAGGGCTCGACAAGCAATGGGAATTCATGCTGCGCCTTAAAATGCCCGGCGGCAGACTCTCGGCTGAGCAATATCTCGCGCTTGATACGCTGTGCGATACCCATGCTAACGGCACGCTCAGGATCACCACGCGCCAGACTTTCCAATTCCATTGCATTGTGAAAGCGCATCTGAAGCCTTTTGTGGCCGACATAAACCGGATTCTGCTCTCTACACTTGGCGGCTGCGGCGACGTGGTGCGCAATATCATCACCTGCCCCGCTCCTATCCGTGATAATATTCACGCGAAGCTTGAGGAGGCCTGCTTTACGCTGGCCAAGGATCTTGCACCAAAAACGGAAGGATATTGGGATATCTGGCTGGACGGCGAAAAGATTGAAGCCTATCCTTTCCTGCCTTCCCCGGCACAGGGCGAACCGCTTTACGGCGATTCCTATATGCCGCGCAAATTCAAGGTGGCTATAGGCCAACCCGAAGATAACTGCATGGATATGCTGTGCAACGATATCGCTCTGCTAGCACTGTTTAACGGGCAGGAACTGCAAGGCTATAACGTCGCTATCGGCGGTGGTCTCGGCATGAATCACAATAATCCGAAGACCTATCCTTTCCTCGCCAAGCCGATCGCATTCGTGAAACCGGAAAATATGGTGCGCGCTGTGGAATCGGTTGTGAAATTACAGCGTGACAACGGTGACCGCGGCGACCGCAAACATGCGCGCCTCAAATATGTGGTGGCGGAACAAGGTCTCGACTGGTGCAAAACGGAAATGGAAAAATATTTCGGCGCCTCTCTTGATGCGCCGCTTCCGGTCAAGCACTGGGGGGTCGTGGATCATGTCGGCTGGTATGAACAGGGTGACGGAAAATGGTTCCTCGGCGTTCCTATTCCTAGCGGACGTATTGCGGATGATGTTTACGGCGTGGCCTACCGTTCAGCGCTGCGCGAAGTAGTTTCCACTTATAAGATGCCGCTCACTTTGACGAATGACCAGAATATTATTCTGTGCGATATTGAAGAAAAGGAAAAGGTTACTATTTCTTCTATCTTGCGCAAATATGGCGTGCGCCTGCGTGAGGATATTACGGACTTAAGCCGCAATTTCTTTGCCTGCGTTTCTCTGCCGACCTGCGGCAAGGCGCTGGCTGAAGCCGAACGCGTGCAGCACCCGCTCGAAGCCAAAATCCAGCAACTGCTGGACAAGCACGAAATCGGCCAAGAAAAAATCGCGGTGCGTATTGCGGGCTGCCCGAATGGCTGCTCACGTCCTTATGTCGGCGATATCGGTCTTGTGGGCCGCACACCGGAACATTACTCGGTTTTCATCGGCGGCGATTTTGAAGGCACACGCCTGAATGAGAAAGTGTTCGACAAAGTGCCGTTCGATGACATCACCACCGCGCTGGAGCCGATGGTGGCGCTTTATAAAAGCGGACGCAATGCGAATGAGGGGTTCGGCGATTTCTGTCACCGCCACGGCATAGCAGCGGTCAAGAAAACCGCTACGGACGCATTATCAACACAGTATAAATGGGCAGCATGA